In the genome of Raphanus sativus cultivar WK10039 chromosome 4, ASM80110v3, whole genome shotgun sequence, one region contains:
- the LOC108855837 gene encoding threonine--tRNA ligase, mitochondrial 1, giving the protein MLLRLSALRSIRRFTSSSSYSSHSPSPPPLPSRSPSISSFCTVPSSMAASHHKDEAYLSAVIPKRITLFVQIQANQLEKLKSLPHDPIKITLPDGTVKEGKKWETTPMDIAAGISKGLANSALISAVNDELWDMSRPLEGDCKLELFKFDSDKGRDTLWHSSAHILGQAIEQEYGCQLCIGPCTTRGEGFYYDACYEKDLGLNDNHFPNIEAGAVKAAKEAQPFERIEVTKDQAMEMFSENKFKVEIIKDLPADKTITVYRCGPLVDLCRGPHIPNTSFVKAFKCLRASSAYWRGDKDRESLQRVYGISYPDQKQLKKYLQFLEEAKKYDHRLLGVKQELFFCHHLSPGSWFFLPLGTRVYNKLMEFIKEQYWKRGYTEVITPNMYNMNLWETSGHAANYKDNMFTFDIEKQEFGLKPMNCPGHCLMFQHRVRSYRELPIRMADFGVLHRNEASGALSGLTRVRRFQQDDAHIFCTEDQVTEEVKGVLEFIDYAYKIFGFTYELKLSTRPEKYLGDLETWDKAENDLKVALDAFGKTWQLNEGDGAFYGPKIDITVSDALNRKFQCATLQLDFQLPDRFKLEYSGDDEAKRNRPVMIHRAVLGSVERMFAILLEHYKGKWPFWLSPRQAIVCPISKKSEEYALKVKAQIHDAGYYVDADITDRKIDKKVREAQLAQYNYILVVGETEAATGQVSVRIRDSAAHSVKSIEDLLEEFKTKTAEYQ; this is encoded by the exons ATGCTCCTCCGTCTCTCGGCTCTTCGCTCTATCCGTCGtttcacatcttcttcttcttactcttCTCATTCCCCCTCGCCGCCGCCTCTACCTTCTCGCTCACCCTCTATCTCCTCGTTCTGCACCGTTCCATCATCAATGGCAGCTAGCCATCACAAAGACGAGGCGTACCTCTCCGCCGTCATCCCCAAGCGTATCACCCTCTTCGTGCAGATCCAAGCCAACCAGCTCGAGAAGCTCAAGTCTCTCCCCCACGATCCaatcaa gATTACGTTGCCAGATGGGACAGTGAAAGAAGGGAAGAAGTGGGAGACGACTCCGATGGACATCGCGGCTGGGATTTCGAAGGGTTTGGCTAACTCTGCGTTGATTTCGGCGGTCAACGATGAGCTATGGGACATGAGTAGGCCGTTGGAAGGTGATTGCAAGCTTGAGCTGTTTAAGTTTGATAGTGATAAAGGAAGGGACACTCTCTGGCACTCTAGTGCTCACATTCTTGGTCAg GCTATTGAGCAGGAGTATGGGTGTCAGCTTTGCATTGGACCATGTACAACGAGAGGGGAG GGTTTCTACTATGATGCGTGTTATGAAAAAGACTTGGGGCTGAATGACAATCACTTCCCTAACATCGAAGCAGGTGCTGTGAAAGCTGCTAAG GAAGCGCAACCATTTGAAAGGATTGAAGTGACAAAAGATCAGGCAATGGAGATGTTTTCTGAGAACAAGTTTAAG GTTGAAATCATCAAGGATTTACCTGCTGACAAGACCATTACTGTCTATAGATGTGGGCCTCTTGTTGATTTGTGTCGTGGACCGCACATACCAAACACTTCTTTTGTGAAAGCTTTCAAGTGTTTGAGG GCCTCATCAGCTTACTGGAGGGGTGACAAAGACCGTGAGAGTTTGCAGAGAGTTTATGGGATATCTTATCCAGATCAGAAACAGCTGAAG AAATATCTTCAATTCCTGGAAGAAGCTAAAAAGTATGACCACAGACTATTGGGCGTAAAGCAGGaacttttcttttgtcatcACCTCAG CCCTGGGAGTTGGTTCTTTCTTCCACTCGGCACTCGTGTATATAACAAGTTGATGGAATTCATCAAGGAGCAATACTGGAAAAGGGGTTACACTGAG GTCATAACGCCAAATATGTACAACATGAATCTGTGGGAAACTTCTGGACATGCTGCAAATTACAAGGAtaatatgtttacttttgat ATTGAGAAGCAGGAGTTCGGGCTCAAACCTATGAATTGCCCTGGTCACTGCTTGATGTTCCAACACAGGGTTCGCTCATACAGAG AGTTACCTATCAGAATGGCTGACTTTGGAGTGTTACACCGCAATGAGGCAAGTGGAGCCCTTAGTGGGTTGACTCGCGTCCGACGGTTCCAGCAG GATGATGCACACATATTCTGTACAGAGGATCAG GTTACGGAAGAAGTGAAGGGTGTGTTGGAGTTCATTGACTATGCGTACAAAATCTTCGGGTTCACCTATGAGCTGAAGCTTTCAACG aGGCCAGAAAAGTACCTTGGAGATTTGGAGACATGGGATAAAGCTGAAAACGATCTCAAAGTTGCCCTAGATGCCTTTGGAAAGACATGGCAG TTGAACGAAGGAGATGGTGCCTTTTATGGCCCTAAGATAGATATCACCGTCTCTGATGCGTTGAACAGGAAGTTCCAGTGTGCTACTTTACAG CTTGACTTTCAACTTCCTGATCGCTTCAAACTGGAGTACTCAGGTGACGACGAAGCGAAGAGGAACAGGCCTGTGATGATACACAGAGCTGTGCTGGGATCTGTGGAACGCATGTTCGCCATCTTACTGGAGCACTACAAAGGGAAATGGCCGTTCTGGTTAAGTCCGCGACAGGCCATAGTGTGCCCTATATCGAAGAAGTCTGAGGAGTATGCTTTGAAG GTGAAAGCCCAAATTCATGACGCTGGGTACTACGTGGATGCTGACATAACTGACAGAAAGATTGATAAAAAG GTGCGAGAAGCTCAGCTTGCGCAGTACAACTACATACTTGTGGTTGGTGAAACCGAAGCTGCTACAGGACAG GTGAGTGTACGGATAAGAGACAGTGCAGCCCACTCGGTGAAGAGCATCGAGGATTTACTGGAAGAATTCAAGACCAAGACTGCCGAGTATCAATGA
- the LOC108837216 gene encoding uncharacterized protein LOC108837216 yields the protein MAWMQIVQSARSVLRTTQPSSTPILSRFYSKSAPYAVKVGIPEFLSGIGGGVESHVAKLEAEIGDLSKLLVTRTLKLKKCGVPCKHRKLILKYSQKYRLGLWKPRADAIKA from the exons ATGGCGTGGATGCAAATAGTACAGAGCGCGAGATCTGTTCTAAGGACAACTCAACCTTCTTCGACTCCAATACTCTCCAGATTCTATTCCAAATCCGCTCCTTACGCAG TGAAGGTTGGGATCCCTGAGTTCTTGAGTGGGATTGGTGGAGGAGTTGAGAGCCACGTTGCCAAGCTTGAAGCTGAGATTGGTGATCTTTCGAAACTGCTCGTGACTCGTACCCTCAAGCTCAAGAAGTGTGGCGTCCCTTGCAAACAT AGGAAGCTGATACTGAAATATAGCCAGAAATACAGGCTGGGGCTTTGGAAACCTAGAGCTGACGCTATAAAGGCCTGA
- the LOC108835789 gene encoding UPF0725 protein At1g02770-like, producing the protein MSIGVVYIKSEGFDIEGIVGPVGNVMSGQMVSFDCEGLNSRNCPLGWKVKCYGKLGLHRYNLIKGTNLELHSLFKFNKWGSGASSFFITLAASHDAFSLPCMQTFQVRVDEQQYACLNVSFVLLPGLAAVTPPHGQHQLSQTVQCVENCLLGLHMLMISNGFTWWINQSYLAPTGFVCTSSLFFVIKFGKLPEGKLEFVKVAIETDEETPLKAKSSVLYIAFKGLAVDGADESVEQRAIIKSEFNELTGCLAVKDELCKGEDYVAPTSVFERRLAYHLSRVRA; encoded by the coding sequence ATGAGTATTGGCGTGGTGTATATAAAATCCGAGGGTTTTGACATTGAAGGTATCGTAGGACCAGTGGGTAATGTTATGTCCGGACAGATGGTATCCTTTGATTGCGAAGGTCTCAACTCCCGTAATTGTCCCCTTGGTTGGAAGGTTAAGTGTTACGGGAAACTTGGTCTTCATCGTTACAATTTGATCAAGGGTACAAACTTGGAGCTACATAGTTTGTTCAAATTCAACAAGTGGGGCTCTggtgcttcttccttcttcatcacTTTGGCTGCTAGTCATGATGCATTTAGCCTCCCTTGCATGCAAACTTTTCAGGTTCGTGTTGATGAACAGCAGTATGCATGTCTAAATGTGTCGTTTGTACTGTTGCCCGGTTTAGCAGCGGTGACACCTCCGCACGGGCAGCACCAACTCTCACAGACAGTTCAGTGCGTGGAGAATTGCCTGCTTGGCCTTCATATGCTGATGATATCCAACGGTTTTACATGGTGGATCAATCAGAGTTACTTAGCACCCACTGGATTCGTTTGTACCTCGAGCTTGTTCTTTGTTATAAAATTTGGGAAACTGCCAGAGGGGAAGTTGGAGTTTGTAAAAGTGGCTATAGAAACTGACGAGGAGACTCCGCTCAAGGCCAAAAGTTCAGTCCTCTATATAGCTTTTAAAGGATTGGCTGTTGATGGTGCTGATGAGTCAGTTGAACAGAGAGCTATAATCAAAAGCGAGTTCAATGAGCTTACAGGATGCTTGGCTGTCAAGGATGAGTTATGCAAAGGTGAAGATTATGTTGCTCCTACAAGTGTATTCGAGCGCCGCCTTGCTTATCACCTAAGCAGAGTCCGCGCTTAG
- the LOC108849117 gene encoding uncharacterized protein LOC108849117, which translates to MPSATSWWPVRSASSGSEPGYGMWRWLSWSRPEMSFLSVIADDVVWKVVTAFESVALVSMLGFFFLFYGCTV; encoded by the coding sequence ATGCCTTCAGCGACCAGTTGGTGGCCTGTCCGCTCGGCTTCATCTGGATCTGAGCCTGGTTACGGAATGTGGCGCTGGCTGAGCTGGAGTCGACCGGAGATGAGTTTCTTGTCCGTAATTGCGGACGACGTGGTGTGGAAAGTGGTAACAGCGTTCGAGTCAGTGGCTTTGGTCTCCATGCTcggtttcttctttctcttctatGGCTGCACCGTCTGA
- the LOC108835790 gene encoding putative pectinesterase 52, with protein sequence MSDLFIFIALLLSTCTGLSVATDQTCGNKVVSTILVDQTGSGKHHTVQAAIDSVPEPNSQWIKIKVKRGVYIEKVSIPYTKPCIIVEGEGQKVTTITYNAHEATDVSSTFISSPSHVVVRNLTIMNSYNRLSSLSKPSWNIKPAVALAVYGDKSAFYDCEFLGLQDTLWDVQGRHFFKNCYIEGAIDFIFGSGQSIYEDCRINVTAGALAPIVNFGYITAQARWSIRDPSGFVFIRGSVRGTMNVYLGRAYGPFSRVIFFQTYLASVVIPQGWFSWNYAGHEARFTYAEVGCKGAGSYLSGRVPWINKVQSTLAKEQFATYSFIDQDGWLSNIPRF encoded by the exons ATGTCTGATTTGTTCATCTTCATAGCGTTGCTTTTGAGTACTTGTACTGGATTGTCAGTAGCAACTGATCAAACTTGTGGTAACAAAGTCGTAAGCACAATCTTGGTCGACCAAACCGGTTCAGGAAAACACCATACGGTTCAAGCTGCCATTGATTCGGTTCCTGAACCGAATTCTCAATGGATCAAAATCAAAGTAAAACGAGGTGTCTACAT AGAGAAGGTGAGTATACCGTATACGAAACCGTGCATAATAGTAGAAGGAGAGGGACAGAAAGTCACGACCATCACGTACAATGCTCACGAAGCCACTGATGTCAGCTCCACTTTCATCTCCTCCCCATCCCATGTTGTCGTCCGAAACTTAACAATCATG AATTCGTATAATCGTTTGAGTTCTCTAAGTAAACCAAGTTGGAATATAAAGCCAGCGGTGGCGCTTGCTGTTTATGGCGATAAATCAGCGTTCTACGACTGCGAGTTCTTGGGGTTACAAGACACACTGTGGGATGTCCAAGGCAGACATTTCTTCAAAAACTGTTACATCGAAGGTGCTATTGACTTCATTTTTGGTAGTGGTCAATCTATCTACGAG GACTGTCGTATAAATGTAACGGCGGGAGCGTTGGCACCAATAGTGAACTTTGGGTACATAACGGCTCAAGCAAGATGGAGTATTAGGGACCCGAGTGGGTTCGTGTTCATACGTGGAAGTGTAAGAGGGACCATGAATGTATACCTTGGACGAGCCTATGGTCCATTCAGCCGAGTCATTTTCTTCCAGACTTATCTCGCTTCTGTCGTTATCCCTCAGGGCTGGTTCTCTTGGAACTACGCTGGACACGA AGCGAGGTTCACGTACGCAGAAGTAGGTTGTAAAGGAGCGGGATCGTATTTATCTGGAAGAGTTCCTTGGATTAACAAAGTTCAATCTACGCTCGCTAAGGAACAATTCGCTACCTACTCTTTCATCGACCAAGATGGATGGCTCTCGAATATTCCTCGTTTCTAA